Below is a genomic region from Acetobacter ghanensis.
GCATAATCAGGGGCTATCCGGGTTGTTGGTATGGTAAGCGGCTTTAAGCGCCCCCAGCACTGCTGCAGAAGGATCGCCCAGCGGCATCTGATACAAAGAGCCCTGCGTTTTAACCGACAAAAAGCCCCACGCCTTGTGGCCATCTGGCGTAAACAGAACTTCCATCTGATACGCGGCACAGTCATGAGGTTTGCACAGATGCCCCAATAGATAGGGTTTACCGTCGATAGTGGTTTTTTCCACCGGAACCGAGG
It encodes:
- a CDS encoding Ivy family c-type lysozyme inhibitor translates to MRFSLLLLPILGLATPALAADLPVTAEFAAQPQFAPAYHAMSTLPSWVSELKATSVPVEKTTIDGKPYLLGHLCKPHDCAAYQMEVLFTPDGHKAWGFLSVKTQGSLYQMPLGDPSAAVLGALKAAYHTNNPDSP